One genomic region from Leeia speluncae encodes:
- the fabZ gene encoding 3-hydroxyacyl-ACP dehydratase FabZ produces the protein MDIHQILKHLPHRYPFLLVDRVLEVEPGKNIVALKNVTINEPFFPGHFPHHPVMPGVLILEALAQAAAILSFKTMGTLPDDNSVYYFAGIDGARFKRPVSAGDQLHLCVEIVAQKRGIWKFKAEARVDGQIVTEADLTCAVRQLESNPS, from the coding sequence ATGGATATTCATCAAATCTTAAAACATCTTCCTCATCGTTATCCATTCTTATTGGTTGACCGAGTGCTGGAAGTTGAGCCAGGAAAAAATATTGTCGCCCTTAAAAATGTAACGATTAATGAGCCGTTCTTCCCTGGCCATTTTCCTCATCATCCAGTGATGCCTGGTGTTTTAATTTTAGAGGCGTTAGCGCAAGCGGCGGCCATTTTATCTTTTAAAACAATGGGCACACTACCAGACGACAATTCTGTGTATTACTTTGCTGGTATTGATGGTGCTCGCTTTAAGCGCCCTGTAAGTGCCGGAGATCAACTTCATCTATGTGTAGAAATTGTTGCTCAGAAACGCGGTATTTGGAAGTTTAAAGCAGAAGCAAGAGTGGATGGGCAGATCGTTACAGAAGCAGATTTAACTTGTGCGGTAAGACAGTTAGAAAGCAATCCATCCTAA
- the lpxA gene encoding acyl-ACP--UDP-N-acetylglucosamine O-acyltransferase, which translates to MTVNIHPTAIVDPKAQLGANVEIGPYSIVGPNVVIGDDCWVGPHVVIEGYTTIGDRNKFYQFSSIGAHPQDKKYAGEPTKLVIGDDNTVREFCTFNTGTSQDGGLTKVGNHNWIMAYVHVAHDCVIGDRTIFANNAQLAGHVHVGDWAILGGFTVVHQFVHIGAHSMTGMGTILFQDVPAYVMVTGNPSAAHGINSEGLKRRGFTSEEVMAIKRAYKTIYRNGNTLAQAKDEIAQLSMTTPVLELLMSSLNDSTRGIVR; encoded by the coding sequence ATGACAGTAAATATCCATCCGACAGCCATTGTTGACCCAAAAGCGCAATTAGGTGCCAATGTTGAAATAGGCCCGTATTCGATTGTTGGCCCCAATGTTGTCATTGGTGATGATTGCTGGGTCGGCCCTCATGTTGTGATTGAGGGCTATACAACAATTGGTGATAGAAATAAGTTTTATCAATTCAGTTCAATTGGCGCACACCCCCAAGATAAAAAATATGCTGGTGAACCGACAAAGCTTGTTATTGGTGACGATAATACGGTGCGAGAGTTTTGCACGTTTAATACAGGTACATCTCAAGATGGCGGGTTAACCAAAGTCGGCAACCATAATTGGATCATGGCCTATGTGCATGTTGCACATGATTGTGTGATTGGTGATCGGACAATTTTTGCCAACAACGCACAACTTGCTGGACATGTGCACGTTGGTGATTGGGCTATCCTTGGTGGATTTACAGTTGTGCATCAGTTTGTACATATTGGTGCGCATAGTATGACAGGAATGGGAACAATCTTATTTCAAGATGTGCCTGCATACGTGATGGTGACTGGAAATCCATCGGCCGCGCATGGCATTAATAGCGAAGGTTTAAAGCGCCGTGGCTTTACTTCGGAAGAGGTAATGGCAATTAAGCGCGCTTATAAAACGATTTACCGTAATGGCAATACACTGGCGCAAGCAAAAGATGAAATCGCACAATTATCGATGACAACGCCAGTACTTGAGTTGCTGATGTCATCTTTGAATGATTCCACTCGTGGGATTGTTCGGTAA